One Thermococcus alcaliphilus genomic region harbors:
- a CDS encoding aldehyde ferredoxin oxidoreductase family protein — MYAYTGKLLDVDLTKEEIKEVELEEETLRKFYGGRGLGTYLLWKELGDKWENIDPLGEENILLILNGPLTGYYPGMKTAVVSKSPESNGIVGSVLSSEVGLELKASGYDGIIIRGKAKTPVYLFIYNDTVEIRDASKYWGMGGIELHKTLLKEVHEEIRKKEMLKGIPKEPAMMYIGKGGENKVRFAAIMTKLMHAAGYGGYGAVMGSKNLKAIVVKGSKSLPEVYDKEKMKSLLREFWKELFSMTTFREWGTGAGGYSVGHDRSSEPIRNWQEEYHDNEEISVVNFENRAWIKKYWADYGCPVNCMKISYLRYGEYKGSITDAPDYELQAYMGTNLGIFKPEKIVYLSYLVDELGLDGINAGNTLGFAAELYQRGILTKEDIGFELKWGDEKAFAKLLHLIAEKEGIGKILAEGTYRAALKISEMKRVDATKYAVHVKGIGVGAHGIRSELDYTKDISYAVSVQGGDHTSTAGLPARSYEGEMVNAFYDSAVVCMFVTRPGFERILEFGNALTGFDITPEQWFNEVGLRIIHLQRILLLLGGPDVYWDPRKDDDNPPRFYEPLPSGPVRGKAPSREEIKSKIRQYYEEIGYDENGIPKEEVLEELGLSEAKREVRRIKKRLNL; from the coding sequence ATGTATGCATACACTGGGAAGCTCCTTGATGTTGACTTAACAAAGGAGGAGATTAAAGAAGTTGAGCTTGAGGAAGAAACTCTAAGGAAGTTCTATGGGGGAAGAGGACTTGGAACTTACCTCCTCTGGAAAGAGCTTGGAGACAAGTGGGAAAACATTGACCCTCTTGGCGAGGAAAACATTCTTCTAATCCTAAACGGACCTCTGACCGGTTACTACCCTGGCATGAAAACCGCCGTTGTTTCTAAATCCCCAGAGAGCAATGGTATTGTGGGGAGCGTTTTAAGCAGTGAGGTGGGATTAGAGCTCAAGGCATCGGGATACGATGGGATTATAATCAGAGGAAAGGCAAAAACGCCCGTTTATCTCTTCATTTACAACGATACTGTGGAAATAAGAGATGCATCCAAATACTGGGGCATGGGAGGCATTGAGCTTCATAAAACCCTCTTAAAGGAAGTGCACGAAGAGATAAGAAAAAAGGAAATGCTGAAAGGGATCCCCAAAGAGCCCGCAATGATGTACATAGGCAAAGGAGGAGAAAACAAGGTTCGCTTTGCTGCTATAATGACAAAGCTCATGCATGCCGCAGGTTACGGGGGCTATGGAGCTGTTATGGGGAGCAAGAACCTCAAAGCGATAGTTGTAAAGGGAAGCAAATCCCTTCCAGAAGTTTACGACAAAGAAAAAATGAAATCCCTCCTCAGAGAGTTCTGGAAGGAGCTCTTCTCAATGACCACATTTAGGGAATGGGGCACCGGAGCTGGAGGCTATAGTGTGGGACACGACCGCTCAAGCGAGCCGATAAGAAACTGGCAGGAGGAATATCATGACAACGAGGAGATAAGTGTCGTTAACTTCGAAAATAGGGCATGGATAAAGAAGTACTGGGCTGATTACGGATGTCCGGTGAACTGTATGAAAATCTCATATCTCCGTTACGGCGAATACAAGGGCTCAATAACGGATGCACCTGACTATGAGCTCCAAGCGTATATGGGAACCAACCTTGGAATATTTAAGCCCGAGAAGATCGTTTACCTATCATACCTTGTGGATGAACTTGGCTTAGATGGAATAAACGCCGGAAATACTTTAGGATTTGCAGCGGAGCTTTACCAGAGAGGGATCCTCACAAAGGAAGACATAGGATTTGAGCTCAAGTGGGGCGATGAAAAGGCATTTGCAAAGCTTTTACACCTAATAGCCGAGAAAGAGGGTATTGGAAAGATACTAGCCGAGGGCACTTACAGAGCAGCACTAAAGATCTCCGAGATGAAGAGAGTGGATGCAACAAAATATGCAGTTCACGTGAAAGGAATCGGAGTAGGAGCCCATGGAATAAGGAGCGAGCTTGACTACACAAAAGACATAAGCTATGCAGTCTCAGTCCAAGGAGGGGATCACACTTCAACCGCTGGCCTTCCAGCAAGGAGCTATGAGGGAGAAATGGTAAATGCGTTCTATGACTCAGCGGTTGTGTGTATGTTTGTCACAAGGCCCGGATTTGAGAGAATTCTAGAATTTGGAAATGCTTTGACAGGGTTTGACATAACCCCAGAGCAGTGGTTTAATGAAGTCGGCTTGAGGATAATCCACCTCCAGAGAATACTTTTACTCCTTGGTGGACCGGATGTATACTGGGATCCAAGAAAAGACGATGACAATCCACCAAGATTCTACGAACCACTACCAAGTGGGCCAGTTAGAGGAAAAGCACCCAGCAGGGAGGAGATAAAATCAAAGATCAGACAGTACTACGAGGAAATTGGTTACGACGAAAATGGAATTCCAAAAGAGGAAGTCCTTGAAGAACTCGGCTTAAGCGAGGCAAAGAGGGAAGTTAGGAGAATTAAAAAGCGTCTAAACCTTTAA
- a CDS encoding OsmC family protein, which translates to MVEYKDMTIKVVGERLSPTKMKVKAGNFEITIDKLGGEAPSPLDYTLAALAGCLNIVATLVAKDMGIEIEDLSVEVEGVFNPGKLYGKGTQRAGYKEIKAKIKVKTDADEETLKKWLEQVEERCPVSDNLANPTPTKVEFEKC; encoded by the coding sequence ATGGTAGAGTACAAAGACATGACAATCAAAGTTGTAGGGGAAAGGCTTTCTCCAACAAAAATGAAGGTCAAAGCCGGGAATTTTGAGATTACAATAGACAAACTCGGTGGGGAAGCTCCAAGCCCATTAGATTACACCCTTGCAGCCCTTGCAGGATGTCTAAATATTGTCGCGACCCTTGTAGCCAAGGACATGGGGATAGAAATTGAAGACCTGAGTGTTGAAGTTGAAGGTGTCTTTAATCCTGGAAAGCTCTACGGCAAAGGAACTCAAAGAGCCGGCTACAAAGAGATCAAGGCCAAAATTAAAGTGAAGACTGATGCTGATGAAGAGACCCTCAAGAAGTGGCTTGAACAAGTTGAGGAACGTTGTCCAGTTAGCGATAATCTAGCCAACCCCACTCCAACAAAGGTTGAATTTGAGAAGTGCTGA
- a CDS encoding MoaD/ThiS family protein: protein MKIKVRLYGELALKHGAEVELEVKEGARVRDVLKILKISDSEHHLILNERKVSKDHPLSDGDTLKVLPVVYGG from the coding sequence ATGAAGATAAAGGTTAGGCTCTATGGCGAGCTTGCTCTAAAACATGGTGCGGAGGTTGAGCTAGAGGTTAAAGAAGGAGCCAGGGTTAGAGATGTCCTCAAAATTTTGAAAATAAGTGATTCAGAGCATCATTTAATTTTGAATGAAAGAAAAGTTTCAAAAGACCACCCACTAAGCGATGGAGATACCTTAAAGGTTCTTCCGGTAGTTTATGGGGGTTAA
- a CDS encoding glycoside hydrolase produces the protein MYQKFGYHFHAYQPGDLIYIHDGSGWDPIKYSERLSPVSLKIRDIEVKSRNWTRTVIKAYEYTSDALGSLKSGCVSVDFEPFTLYMILRYKPKIYAEIVDLLMNKVEPVPTTPFHPIMPHLSTFEQEILARISFDFYEHFIKDKDVVGYWLPENVITKETAKIVAESTQKEIVFLLDERQFVGLHFPQAKFSCNTYKCDDKIGYVFGRDHQLSDAFAFNTLDVDGLVRAVVEGRIDVFKENSEIPYLVYLASDLEALLSNPQQLDKFISWVTKLEEKGVETINAVEFIRKKRNGEFKRLEGECSEHFRINVKDYSSWSDYYDLSIDGRTSDIRWLGMRREDGRVINRVYKGKKVSQLWKYAFTKLFRELNRSIRFGVIDLIHKYLPEASIEDIKEFLVRYARIFFREHYEYFEMDTTVEYIMEPLKDLDPTLALRLGRIYYIMLLANHSDPRFWENIDTRVTFENVSAISKALIELMKVYIDENMHERANYILLEYMKLLAFPQLYYDYELFKMPGLEGWETSEKAWFDSLKSEVPNCDYNVITRAALYVGNEDLPEDIRNALEVLYDMKKAVADTGHISGEMHGNWENKEWCEHRAKV, from the coding sequence ATGTACCAGAAGTTTGGATACCATTTTCATGCTTATCAACCCGGTGATCTAATCTATATCCACGATGGCTCTGGGTGGGATCCGATAAAATATTCAGAGCGATTAAGCCCAGTGTCCCTAAAAATAAGGGATATAGAAGTGAAATCCAGGAACTGGACAAGAACCGTTATTAAAGCATATGAATACACCAGCGATGCCTTAGGATCTCTAAAATCCGGATGCGTGAGTGTTGATTTTGAGCCCTTCACACTTTACATGATCCTAAGATATAAACCAAAGATATACGCGGAAATAGTCGATCTGCTCATGAACAAAGTGGAACCGGTTCCAACAACGCCTTTTCATCCAATAATGCCCCACCTCAGCACTTTTGAACAGGAAATTCTTGCGAGAATCTCCTTCGATTTCTATGAACACTTTATCAAAGACAAGGATGTTGTTGGGTATTGGCTTCCCGAGAACGTTATCACTAAAGAAACTGCCAAAATTGTTGCCGAATCAACACAAAAGGAGATAGTGTTCCTTCTGGACGAGCGGCAGTTTGTTGGCCTTCACTTTCCCCAAGCAAAGTTCTCCTGCAACACATACAAATGCGACGATAAAATAGGATACGTCTTTGGAAGGGATCACCAGCTGAGCGATGCTTTTGCATTCAACACACTTGACGTTGATGGCCTTGTGAGGGCTGTTGTAGAAGGTAGAATAGATGTTTTCAAAGAGAACTCTGAGATTCCCTATTTGGTTTACCTCGCAAGCGATCTTGAGGCTTTGCTGAGCAACCCACAGCAGCTGGACAAGTTCATCAGCTGGGTTACAAAACTTGAGGAAAAAGGAGTTGAAACAATAAACGCAGTGGAGTTCATTAGAAAGAAGAGAAATGGGGAGTTCAAAAGGTTAGAAGGAGAGTGCAGTGAGCACTTTAGAATCAACGTCAAGGACTACTCGAGCTGGAGTGATTATTACGATCTCAGCATAGACGGAAGGACGAGTGACATCAGATGGCTCGGCATGAGAAGAGAAGACGGCAGAGTAATTAACCGTGTCTACAAAGGGAAGAAGGTTTCACAGCTTTGGAAGTATGCCTTTACAAAGCTGTTCAGAGAACTAAATAGAAGCATACGCTTTGGTGTTATTGATTTGATTCACAAGTACCTCCCAGAGGCGAGCATAGAAGATATAAAGGAATTTCTGGTGAGATATGCGAGAATATTCTTTAGAGAACACTACGAATACTTTGAGATGGATACAACGGTGGAATACATAATGGAACCGCTTAAAGACCTTGATCCAACGCTTGCTTTAAGATTGGGAAGGATATACTACATAATGCTGCTCGCCAACCACTCAGATCCCAGGTTCTGGGAGAACATCGACACAAGGGTAACATTTGAGAACGTCTCCGCGATCAGCAAGGCACTTATAGAACTCATGAAGGTTTATATTGATGAGAACATGCACGAGAGAGCCAACTACATCCTCCTCGAATACATGAAGCTTCTTGCTTTCCCCCAGCTCTACTACGACTACGAACTTTTCAAGATGCCCGGGCTTGAAGGATGGGAGACAAGTGAAAAAGCTTGGTTCGATAGCCTAAAAAGCGAGGTTCCAAACTGTGATTACAATGTAATAACAAGGGCAGCCCTCTACGTTGGAAACGAAGACCTCCCAGAGGACATAAGAAACGCCCTAGAAGTTCTCTATGATATGAAAAAAGCGGTGGCAGATACAGGCCATATCTCCGGAGAAATGCACGGAAACTGGGAAAACAAGGAATGGTGCGAGCATAGGGCAAAGGTTTAG
- the cca gene encoding CCA tRNA nucleotidyltransferase codes for MELLKEVLERIEPSEEERALVNAVTREIVEIAEEEIGKKDLEVTPRLVGSIAKDTYLSGDHDVDLFLAFPLEVPLEELRKIGLELGKAIGKRLESYEIAYAEHPYVRAFYKGFDVDIVPCYNVKSWREVKTAVDRSLLHTEWVIKHLNGRNDEVRLLKKFLKGINAYGSEVYVRGFSGYLTELLIIKYGSFMNLLENVEFLGKSKIIDLEGWLKKEPEIAYKTVERERESPLIVIDPVDPRRNVASSLSWEKFGVFYFKAKEFVEKPGIEFFFPSKAKAGDYKALLKKKGTNLVTLLFPKPELVDDVLLPQLERSAKGFEKSLKREGFEVFDLNWGYTEKAFIMLEVDRVERPRVILKPGPEFLSERALDFYTKNQKVWIRGKRLYSEKEVKESIVDVIEDLLIKNQVALGKNLREVIKNAEILINFVPPELEEEAYLFLSKEKWNIKG; via the coding sequence ATGGAACTGCTGAAGGAAGTTTTGGAGAGGATAGAGCCATCGGAGGAGGAGAGAGCCTTAGTCAATGCTGTAACCCGGGAAATAGTTGAGATTGCAGAAGAAGAAATAGGGAAAAAGGACTTAGAGGTTACCCCTCGTTTGGTGGGCTCAATAGCGAAGGACACCTATCTATCCGGAGACCACGATGTGGATCTTTTTTTGGCATTTCCCCTTGAAGTTCCGCTTGAGGAGCTGAGGAAAATAGGGCTAGAGCTGGGGAAGGCCATCGGTAAGAGACTTGAGAGTTACGAAATAGCCTACGCTGAACATCCATACGTAAGAGCTTTTTACAAGGGTTTTGATGTGGACATTGTACCTTGCTACAATGTGAAAAGCTGGAGAGAAGTAAAGACGGCGGTAGATAGATCCCTACTCCACACCGAGTGGGTGATAAAGCACTTAAACGGGAGAAACGACGAGGTAAGGCTTCTCAAGAAGTTTCTGAAAGGGATAAATGCATATGGCAGTGAAGTTTATGTTAGAGGCTTCTCTGGTTACTTAACGGAGCTTTTGATAATAAAATACGGTTCCTTTATGAACCTGCTTGAGAACGTCGAGTTCTTGGGGAAGAGCAAAATAATAGACCTTGAGGGATGGTTAAAGAAGGAGCCAGAAATAGCGTACAAAACTGTGGAAAGAGAAAGGGAAAGCCCCTTAATTGTTATAGACCCCGTTGATCCCAGAAGAAACGTTGCTTCTTCTCTTAGCTGGGAAAAGTTTGGAGTGTTTTATTTTAAAGCGAAAGAATTTGTCGAAAAGCCGGGAATTGAGTTTTTCTTTCCATCAAAAGCAAAAGCTGGTGATTATAAGGCCTTGCTCAAGAAAAAAGGCACAAATCTGGTTACTCTCCTCTTCCCAAAGCCCGAGCTCGTGGATGATGTTCTCCTTCCTCAGCTGGAGAGAAGTGCGAAGGGGTTTGAGAAGAGCCTGAAAAGGGAAGGTTTTGAAGTTTTTGACTTAAACTGGGGATACACTGAGAAGGCGTTCATCATGCTTGAAGTCGATAGGGTGGAGAGGCCAAGAGTAATTTTAAAACCCGGACCAGAGTTCTTGAGCGAGAGGGCGCTTGATTTTTACACAAAGAACCAAAAAGTATGGATAAGGGGAAAGAGGCTTTATTCTGAGAAAGAGGTTAAGGAAAGCATAGTGGACGTTATCGAAGACCTTCTCATCAAAAACCAAGTTGCCCTTGGCAAAAACTTGAGAGAGGTTATAAAAAATGCAGAAATTTTAATCAACTTCGTTCCTCCAGAACTTGAGGAAGAGGCTTATCTCTTTCTCAGCAAAGAAAAATGGAACATAAAGGGCTAA